One region of Bubalus bubalis isolate 160015118507 breed Murrah chromosome 15, NDDB_SH_1, whole genome shotgun sequence genomic DNA includes:
- the LOC102414631 gene encoding protein SMG5-like: MESSQVEALKARLLYQDVCRAARRLDHFLLKGNAHEELFKPHVLALRDRVQQVCIKLMFLHPVDYGRKAEELLWRKTYSDVVLLLLKPNRKNTNSSEEQWEGPLRAHLKGGLRFYEHLFLFLQEHYQLGLSSYIDWPHSAIHFIGCKRADPASEEEVDWARMACYRCLLYLGDLFRFQNEFLALHTKDLAERCYYGALSVAPHMGMPFNQLGTLTGSKYYGVEATYFYQRCLHSEVPFKGASWNLKQLYHHAGKRYSRLKRYQGKKLSPSQRRCWDNKRLLVSFLYLQSLLQPQRKFRATRLMALCQLVLEDFRLCLSYRPCPSDQSQASRERKPARGYQFLPDLLIFHMVVLCLMSVHSLRTAGSKQHRTVVTFTLTLFSHLIQHVTTRLQAELQKGKLTPEVDVPRDKEDQQKMEAGEGQQDGLAPSPGPRHSKSQKTHRSSHVSSEGDNPEASFHSCCDWDETEEDENTSLCSQVSSELSSETTYSDTTDDEESGSLNPQAMQEGGAKSKDRISPPRDKLKTCQLPSHLLGLLKTTSSASLSAPSSHKLPGKHGFHLAPVFSHSFLMPPSPASSKASVTEDDVSSCLKTEPPAGCNLGQNASISQPYSNLQTIQKKLQVLSAEGLLPTVKVILGWLRANCSLLTAHQWSLFSLWDHLSMLLNLLPSVRDLQEPGLGLSHHLRELLQSCKGPHLPQFLQLPEDIALGQHWLQQASQEREGLEQDPPPLSSQDEAAVRVCFLRNFGHFATTLPGQFLRYDSHSGVFMSTGFEGPDNPSQQLLEKTSRIRFFKDIVQLWLQSEVVLLEKTLRHIQIRSALTLYLFPDPRALCEHLPVIRQLATSGQFLLIVPNIVVDILYILRREDKRASAAITFLEGELKRGNQYLLCQSCVSVTLVRPRMTRPDSDAWDLYNMLGICRGLLDSSWLGTPDHRNMITILTGICLDNPRNLSYPLQLVLGTATEAGVEVKNVLRFYRKWKMVS, from the coding sequence ATGGAGAGCAGCCAGGTAGAAGCCCTGAAGGCCAGACTCCTCTACCAGGATGTTTGCAGGGCAGCTCGGCGTCTCGACCATTTCCTTCTAAAAGGAAATGCCCACGAAGAGCTTTTCAAGCCTCATGTCCTGGCCCTCAGGGATAGGGTCCAGCAAGTCTGCATTAAACTCATGTTCCTGCACCCAGTGGATTATGGGAGGAAAGCAGAAGAGCTGCTCTGGAGGAAAACATATTCTGAcgtggttctgctgctgctgaagcCCAACAGAAAAAACACGAATTCCTCCGAGGAACAGTGGGAAGGCCCCCTGCGGGCGCATCTGAAGGGTGGCCTCAGGTTCTATGAACACCTTTTCCTGTTCCTGCAGGAGCACTACCAGCTGGGCTTGTCGAGCTACATCGACTGGCCTCACAGTGCCATCCACTTCATCGGCTGCAAAAGAGCAGATCCTGCGTCAGAGGAAGAGGTGGACTGGGCACGGATGGCCTGCTACCGCTGCCTGCTGTACTTGGGAGACTTGTTCCGCTTTCAGAATGAGTTCCTGGCCCTGCACACCAAGGACCTGGCAGAGAGGTGTTATTACGGAGCCCTGTCAGTGGCACCACACATGGGCATGCCCTTCAACCAGCTGGGAACTCTCACGGGGAGCAAGTACTATGGTGTGGAAGCCACATACTTCTACCAGCGCTGCCTCCACTCGGAAGTGCCTTTTAAAGGGGCGTCTTGGAACCTCAAACAACTCTACCATCATGCGGGAAAAAGATATAGCCGGCTGAAGAGGTACCAGGGGAAGAAGCTCTCTCCCAGCCAGAGGCGGTGTTGGGATAACAAAAGGTTACTGGTTAGTTTCCTCTACCTTCAGAGCCTCTTGCAGCCTCAGAGGAAATTCAGAGCCACCAGGCTCATGGCCTTGTGCCAGCTGGTTCTGGAAGACTTCCGTCTCTGTCTTTCCTATCGGCCCTGCCCATCCGACCAGAGCCAGGCCTCCAGAGAGAGAAAGCCCGCAAGAGGCTACCAGTTCCTCCCCGACCTCCTCATCTTCCACATGGTGGTCCTCTGCCTCATGAGCGTGCACAGCCTGAGGACAGCGGGCTCCAAGCAGCACAGGACAGTGGTCACCTTCACCTTGACCCTTTTCTCCCATTTAATTCAACACGTGACGACACGCCTCCAGGCTGAGCTCCAGAAAGGGAAGCTGACTCCAGAGGTGGACGTCCCCAGGGACAAGGAAGACCAACAGAagatggaggctggggaggggcaacAAGATGGTCTAgccccctcccctgggccccGCCACAGCAAATCTCAGAAAACCCACAGGTCATCTCACGTTTCCAGTGAGGGTGACAACCCAGAAGCCAGTTTTCATTCTTGCTGTGACTGGGATGAGACAGAAGAAGATGAAAACACATCCTTATGCTCACAAGTCAGCTCAGAACTCAGCAGTGAAACCACttattcagacacaactgatgatGAGGAAAGTGGCTCCCTGAATCCACAAGCAATGCAGGAGGGTGGAGCCAAATCCAAAGATAGAATTTCCCCTCCCAGGGATAAGCTGAAGACGTGTCAACTTCCCAGTCATCTCCTAGGTCTCTTAAAAACAACCAGTTCCGCTAGCCTGTCAGCCCCGTCGAGCCACAAGCTTCCAGGCAAACATGGCTTTCACTTGGCTCCTGTCTTCAGCCACAGTTTCTTGATGCCTCCTAGTCCTGCCTCCAGCAAAGCATCTGTCACAGAGGATGACGTGAGCAGCTGTCTCAAGACAGAGCCTCCTGCTGGCTGCAACTTGGGGCAGAATGCCTCCATCAGCCAACCCTACAGCAATCTCCAGACCATTCAGAAGAAACTGCAGGTCCTCTCTGCAGAGGGGCTGCTGCCCACGGTCAAGGTGATACTGGGCTGGCTCCGTGCCAACTGCAGTCTCCTCACCGCACATCAGTGGAGCCTGTTTAGCCTGTGGGACCACCTGTCTATGCTGCTGAACCTGCTGCCCTCTGTGCGAGACCTTCAGGAGCCAGGCCTGGGCCTGTCCCACCATCTCCGTGAGCTACTGCAGAGCTGCAAGGGCCCACACCTTCCCCAGTTCCTGCAGCTCCCAGAGGACATTGCCCTGGGCCAGCACTGGCTGcagcaggcttcccaggagaGGGAGGGCTTGGAGCAGGACCCACCTCCACTCAGCTCCCAAGATGAAGCTGCTGTGCGCGTCTGTTTCCTCAGAAACTTTGGCCACTTCGCCACGACACTCCCTGGGCAGTTCCTGAGGTATGACTCTCATTCAGGGGTCTTTATGAGCACTGGGTTTGAAGGACCAGACAACCCATCTCAGCAGTTGCTAGAGAAAACTTCCAGGATCAGATTTTTCAAAGACATAGTACAATTGTGGCTTCAAAGCGAGGTGGtgctgctggagaaaactctcagGCACATCCAGATCCGGTCAGCTTTGACCCTTTACCTGTTCCCTGACCCCCGGGCCCTCTGTGAGCACCTGCCAGTCATCCGGCAGCTTGCCACCAGCGGTCAGTTTCTCCTCATCGTACCCAACATCGTGGTGGACATATTGTATATCCTGAGAAGGGAGGACAAGCGGGCTTCAGCAGCCATCACCTTCCTAGAGGGGGAGCTGAAGAGAGGGAACCAGTACCTTCTCTGCCAGTCCTGTGTGTCTGTGACGTTGGTGAGACCCAGGATGACCAGGCCAGACTCTGATGCCTGGGACCTCTATAACATGCTTGGCATCTGCAGAGGTCTGCTGGACTCATCCTGGCTAGGGACCCCCGACCACAGGAATATGATCACCATCCTCACGGGCATCTGTTTAGACAACCCTAGGAATCTCTCATACCCCCTGCAGCTGGTGCTGGGGACGGCAACTGAAGCTGGTGTGGAAGTCAAGAATGTCCTGCGCTTCTATAGGAAGTGGAAGATGGTCAGCTGA